From the genome of Pelobacter propionicus DSM 2379, one region includes:
- a CDS encoding 4-hydroxy-3-methylbut-2-enyl diphosphate reductase, protein MRVILAKRAGFCFGVKRATQMAFEAAGMDKKTYTLGPIIHSPQVVKKLEEMGVRALKDLDSMDSGTIIIRSHGVASHEIAEAMQKKLEIVDATCPFVKKAQEHVKSLSETGYGVVVVGDADHPEVQGIVSYGGDKVFVVGSGEEVRKLPIMNKIGVVAQTTQSFENLKNVVSECLQRGGEIRVFNTICDATAVRQEEAKELARQVDCMLVVGGFNSANTRRLAEVCAELQPRTHHIETAAEIDPAWFEGVATVGVTAGASTPKWIIDEVMGRIGEINKKN, encoded by the coding sequence ATGAGAGTAATCCTTGCCAAGCGAGCCGGTTTCTGCTTCGGCGTCAAGCGCGCCACACAGATGGCCTTCGAGGCGGCCGGGATGGACAAGAAAACCTATACTCTGGGTCCGATCATTCATTCGCCCCAGGTGGTCAAGAAGCTGGAAGAGATGGGGGTGCGGGCGCTGAAGGACCTGGACAGCATGGACAGCGGCACGATCATCATCCGCTCCCACGGCGTTGCGTCCCACGAAATCGCCGAAGCCATGCAAAAGAAGCTGGAGATCGTGGATGCCACCTGCCCCTTCGTGAAAAAGGCCCAGGAGCACGTCAAGAGTCTGTCGGAAACCGGCTACGGTGTGGTAGTGGTGGGCGATGCCGACCACCCCGAGGTGCAGGGTATCGTCTCCTACGGTGGTGACAAGGTCTTTGTGGTCGGATCGGGCGAAGAGGTCAGGAAGCTACCGATCATGAACAAGATCGGCGTGGTCGCCCAGACGACCCAGTCATTCGAGAATCTGAAGAACGTGGTTTCGGAGTGTCTCCAGCGGGGGGGCGAAATCCGCGTATTCAACACCATCTGCGACGCAACGGCTGTTCGCCAGGAGGAGGCCAAGGAACTGGCCCGCCAGGTTGACTGCATGCTGGTGGTGGGCGGTTTCAACAGCGCCAACACGCGCCGCCTGGCCGAAGTCTGCGCGGAACTGCAGCCGCGGACTCACCACATCGAGACCGCAGCCGAGATTGACCCCGCCTGGTTCGAGGGGGTTGCCACGGTGGGAGTCACTGCCGGCGCGTCGACCCCCAAATGGATTATCGATGAGGTGATGGGCAGGATCGGGGAAATCAATAAAAAGAATTGA
- a CDS encoding 30S ribosomal protein S1, which produces MVDFKRLDAADNGDFDDPDSEQQSNEFAELYKESLKDKPERDKIIEGTVVRVDQETVLVDIGLKSEGFVSASEFRDANGELTVKVGDVIRVMMTREDGKRGYILSKKKADYQAAWEKIGDAGQEGGIIEGTVTARVNGGFSVDIFGVQAFLPASQVDIRPSSDSDSYIGLTSKFKVIKLNQRRDNIVLSRRAILDEERAASRDVTLAKLEEGQIVEGVVKNVTEYGAFVDLGGVDGLLHVSDLSWGRVGKPADVLKPGQTVTAKVLKFDRTKGKISLGVKQTLPDPWLDVPSKYPQESRISGRVVSLMEYGAFVELEPGVEGLIHVSEMSWTRRIRRAADVLSVGDEVEAVVLGIDMNNRKISLGLKQAGENPWMHIAEKYSVGTKIEGQIKNMTDFGMFIGIEDGIDGLVHVSDISWTKRIKHPGDVYAKGDIVQAVVLKVDVENERLSLGIKQLEPDPWSIAPTTYCPGAKVTGKVTSLTDFGVFVELEEGVEGLIHVSELSREKVPTAKTFAEVGDTLEAIVLSCDPKERRISLSIKAMQAAVEKEEFEQYLGSQGKATSNLGELLQQEMKNRNNN; this is translated from the coding sequence ATGGTTGACTTCAAACGGCTCGACGCTGCTGACAACGGTGATTTTGATGATCCGGATTCAGAACAGCAGAGTAATGAATTTGCAGAGCTTTACAAAGAAAGCCTCAAAGATAAGCCCGAGAGGGACAAGATCATAGAAGGAACGGTCGTTCGCGTTGACCAGGAAACCGTGCTCGTTGATATTGGCCTTAAGTCCGAGGGGTTTGTGTCGGCATCTGAATTCCGCGATGCCAATGGTGAGTTGACCGTGAAGGTTGGCGACGTCATACGCGTTATGATGACCCGCGAGGATGGCAAGCGTGGCTACATCCTCTCCAAGAAGAAGGCTGATTACCAGGCAGCCTGGGAAAAGATCGGCGATGCCGGCCAGGAGGGGGGCATTATCGAGGGAACCGTTACCGCCCGCGTAAACGGCGGCTTCAGTGTGGACATCTTCGGGGTTCAGGCCTTCCTGCCCGCCTCCCAGGTGGATATCCGTCCCTCCTCCGATTCCGACAGCTACATCGGCCTCACCAGCAAGTTCAAGGTGATTAAACTCAACCAGCGTCGCGATAACATCGTCCTCTCCCGCCGCGCGATCCTGGATGAGGAGCGCGCCGCTTCCCGTGACGTGACCCTGGCCAAGCTGGAAGAGGGGCAGATCGTGGAAGGTGTCGTCAAAAACGTCACCGAATACGGCGCTTTCGTCGATCTGGGTGGTGTGGATGGCCTGCTGCACGTCTCCGACCTCTCCTGGGGAAGGGTTGGCAAGCCTGCCGACGTGCTCAAGCCGGGACAGACGGTCACCGCCAAGGTGCTCAAGTTCGACCGCACCAAGGGCAAGATCTCCCTGGGCGTCAAGCAGACCCTGCCCGATCCCTGGCTGGATGTACCGTCCAAGTATCCGCAGGAATCCCGCATCAGCGGTCGCGTTGTCAGCCTGATGGAGTATGGCGCTTTTGTTGAGCTGGAGCCGGGCGTCGAGGGGCTGATTCACGTATCGGAAATGTCCTGGACCAGGCGCATCCGCAGGGCCGCAGACGTGCTGTCGGTGGGAGACGAGGTCGAAGCGGTGGTACTGGGCATCGACATGAACAACCGCAAGATCTCCCTCGGACTGAAGCAGGCCGGGGAAAACCCCTGGATGCATATCGCCGAGAAGTACTCGGTGGGCACCAAGATCGAGGGACAGATCAAAAACATGACCGATTTCGGCATGTTCATCGGTATCGAGGATGGTATCGACGGTCTGGTCCATGTGTCCGACATCTCCTGGACCAAGAGGATCAAGCATCCTGGCGACGTCTATGCCAAGGGTGATATCGTTCAGGCCGTCGTGCTCAAGGTCGATGTGGAGAACGAGCGTCTCTCCCTGGGCATCAAGCAGCTTGAGCCGGATCCCTGGAGCATCGCTCCCACCACCTACTGCCCCGGCGCCAAGGTGACGGGCAAGGTGACCTCCCTGACCGATTTCGGTGTCTTCGTTGAACTGGAAGAAGGCGTTGAGGGTTTGATTCACGTCTCCGAACTCTCCCGTGAAAAGGTGCCGACCGCCAAGACCTTCGCGGAAGTTGGCGACACCCTGGAGGCCATTGTTCTCAGCTGCGATCCCAAAGAGCGCCGCATCTCGCTCTCGATCAAGGCTATGCAGGCTGCTGTCGAGAAAGAGGAGTTCGAACAGTACCTCGGTTCTCAAGGCAAGGCGACCTCCAACCTGGGCGAACTGCTGCAGCAGGAAATGAAGAACAGAAACAACAATTAA
- a CDS encoding integration host factor subunit beta: MTKSELIEKVVQEHAVLNMKVSEMLVNTVFDSIEDALRAGDKVEIRGFGSFTIRERTGREARNPKSGEVVSIPAKKTPFFKTGKDLKERVNC; encoded by the coding sequence ATGACCAAGAGCGAACTGATTGAAAAAGTCGTGCAGGAGCACGCTGTTTTAAATATGAAAGTTTCGGAAATGCTGGTCAATACGGTCTTTGATTCAATCGAAGATGCGCTCAGGGCTGGTGACAAGGTTGAGATTCGCGGGTTTGGCAGTTTTACCATCAGAGAACGCACGGGGCGTGAGGCACGCAACCCCAAGAGTGGCGAGGTGGTCAGCATACCGGCCAAAAAAACCCCTTTTTTCAAGACCGGCAAGGATCTCAAGGAGAGAGTCAACTGTTGA
- a CDS encoding phage integrase central domain-containing protein — protein MRGRDVLSILRRTEARNILDTAHRVKMDCGQVLRYAVATGRAEGGPERSATSGEGWADEGWHIPRSEWTDRLAIQNRRNLIITRRR, from the coding sequence GTGAGGGGAAGGGACGTGCTTTCGATCCTTCGGCGGACAGAGGCACGCAACATACTGGATACGGCCCACCGGGTGAAAATGGATTGTGGTCAGGTGCTCCGTTATGCCGTGGCTACGGGACGTGCTGAGGGCGGACCTGAGAGGAGCGCTACCTCCGGTGAAGGGTGGGCTGATGAAGGATGGCATATCCCGCGTTCTGAATGGACAGATCGATTAGCAATTCAAAACAGAAGGAACCTGATTATCACGCGAAGACGCTGA
- the gptM gene encoding geopeptide radical SAM maturase, translating into MQLSHYVTTFPCPDKPGRLLLLATRRCAVMELSDELWQRVRDGGEMEEEERETLQRLGVLVEDREAEKEEMRETFTRINKESRHLAVVVALTMACNLACPYCFEAPFRGEQTMDDAIADLLIRRLNERMAQGLDLTVDFYGGEALLQLTLLKRIATALQRAAGEHGVTFQFNIFSNGTLLTRPVVEELLPLGLAAVRLTLDGPPDIHDSQRPFVSGQESFATIMENIRAIHDILPIDLGGNYTRENYRRFPELLDLLIAEGIDPARFKAVGFSPVVPRADGSVAGDLGSACLASGDSWTFQAGLFLRAETIRRSFPVPKLKAGACVVEFENDLVVNWDGGIYKCPIFMGDESLKVGSLAEGINDYRESHNLDLWKNEECLECAYLPLCFGGCRFLARLKTGTMDCVDCRKELLDATLETIIRQDLGLDR; encoded by the coding sequence TGTCCGACGAACTGTGGCAGCGGGTGCGGGACGGCGGGGAGATGGAAGAGGAAGAGCGCGAGACCCTGCAGCGCCTGGGGGTGCTGGTGGAGGACCGGGAGGCGGAGAAGGAGGAGATGCGCGAGACCTTCACCCGCATCAACAAGGAGAGCCGCCATCTGGCGGTGGTGGTCGCCCTGACCATGGCGTGCAACCTGGCCTGCCCCTACTGCTTCGAGGCCCCCTTCCGGGGGGAGCAGACCATGGACGACGCCATTGCCGACCTGCTGATCCGGCGCCTGAACGAACGCATGGCCCAGGGGCTGGATCTGACCGTGGATTTCTACGGCGGCGAGGCGCTGCTACAGCTTACGCTTCTGAAACGCATCGCCACCGCCCTGCAAAGGGCCGCCGGTGAACATGGCGTGACGTTCCAGTTCAACATCTTCAGCAACGGGACGCTTTTGACCCGGCCCGTGGTGGAGGAGCTGCTCCCCCTGGGACTGGCTGCGGTGCGCCTCACCCTGGACGGCCCGCCGGACATCCACGACAGCCAGCGCCCCTTCGTCTCCGGCCAGGAGAGCTTCGCCACCATCATGGAGAACATTCGCGCCATCCACGACATCCTGCCCATCGACCTGGGGGGCAACTACACCCGGGAGAACTACCGCCGTTTCCCGGAGCTTTTGGACCTGCTGATTGCCGAAGGGATCGATCCGGCCAGGTTCAAGGCGGTCGGCTTCTCGCCGGTGGTGCCAAGGGCCGACGGAAGCGTAGCCGGCGACCTGGGCTCCGCCTGCCTGGCCAGCGGCGATTCCTGGACCTTTCAGGCCGGGCTGTTCCTGCGGGCCGAGACCATCCGCCGCAGCTTCCCGGTGCCGAAACTGAAGGCTGGCGCCTGCGTGGTGGAGTTCGAAAACGACCTGGTGGTGAACTGGGATGGCGGCATCTACAAGTGCCCGATCTTCATGGGGGATGAGTCACTTAAGGTCGGCTCCCTGGCCGAGGGGATCAACGATTACCGGGAGTCCCACAATCTGGACCTGTGGAAGAACGAAGAGTGCCTGGAGTGCGCCTACCTGCCGCTCTGCTTCGGCGGCTGCCGCTTCCTGGCCAGGCTGAAGACGGGAACAATGGATTGCGTGGACTGCCGAAAGGAACTGCTGGACGCCACCCTGGAGACCATCATCAGACAGGACCTGGGGCTGGACAGGTGA